One window of Mus caroli chromosome 11, CAROLI_EIJ_v1.1, whole genome shotgun sequence genomic DNA carries:
- the LOC110306257 gene encoding keratin-associated protein 9-1-like produces MTHTCQPCCCKTTSCRTTSSSESSSESSCPVFICCTPSWCSTPCCCKSTCCHSTKTVNSCSQLCCPPTCCDTASCDSNCCKPTCVTICCSTPCCQPSCCVPTCCQPSLFQLCCQPTCCETSCCKTTSFKPSCVIIGCSTPCCQPCCVCPSAADDQLPKEHLQSHAPTKAGMPCVHEATS; encoded by the coding sequence ATGACCCACACCTGTCAGCCATGCTGCTGCAAGACCACCTCCTGCAGGACCACCAGCAGCTCTGAATCCAGCTCTGAATCCAGCTGCCCTGTGTTCATCTGCTGCACCCCAAGTTGGTGCAGCACACCCTGTTGTTGCAAGTCTACCTGTTGCCACAGCACCAAGACTGTCAACAGCTGTTCCCAGCTGTGCTGTCCACCAACCTGCTGTGACACTGCCTCCTGTGACAGCAACTGCTGCAAGCCAACCTGTGTGACCATCTGCTGCAGCACACCttgctgccagcccagctgctgcGTGCCCACCTGCTGCCAGCCTAGCCTCTTCCAGCTCTGCTGCCAACCAACTTGCTGTGAAACCAGCTGCTGCAAGACCACCTCCTTTAAACCCTCCTGTGTGATCATTGGCTGCAGCACACCCTGCTGCCAGCCCTGCTGTGTGTGCCCATCTGCCGCTGATGACCAGCTCCCAAAGGAACACCTGCAAAGCCATGCTCCAACAAAAGCTGGCATGCCCTGTGTGCACGAAGCCACCTCTTAA
- the LOC110304150 gene encoding keratin-associated protein 9-2-like, which translates to MTHTCQPCCCKATSCRTTSSESSSESSCPVFICCAPSWCSIPCCCKSTCCHSTKTVNSSPQLCCPPTCCDTASCDSNCCKPTCVTICCVPSCCQPRLFQLCCQPTYCETSCCKTTSFKPTCVIIGCSTPCCQPCCVCPSATDDQLPKKACKAMLL; encoded by the coding sequence ATGACCCACACCTGTCAGCCATGCTGCTGCAAGGCCACCTCCTGCAGGACCACCAGCTCTGAATCCAGCTCTGAATCCAGCTGCCCTGTGTTCATCTGCTGTGCCCCTAGTTGGTGCAGCATACCCTGTTGTTGCAAGTCTACCTGCTGCCACAGCACCAAGACTGTCAACAGCAGCCCCCAGCTGTGCTGTCCACCAACCTGCTGTGACACTGCCTCCTGTGACAGCAACTGCTGCAAGCCAACCTGTGTGACCATCTGCTGTGtgcccagctgctgccagcctAGACTCTTCCAGCTCTGCTGCCAACCAACTTACTGTGAAACCAGCTGCTGCAAGACCACCTCTTTTAAACCCACCTGTGTGATCATTGGCTGCAGCACACCCTGCTGCCAGCCCTGCTGTGTGTGCCCATCTGCCACTGATGACCAGCTCCCAAAAAAGGCCTGCAAAGCCATGCTTCTGTGA